One Candidatus Methylomirabilota bacterium genomic region harbors:
- a CDS encoding ribonuclease H-like domain-containing protein, which translates to MRAQSLDELRRIIRRIETARPPRAAAAPAHEVLGGELHDTGAGQVVVVRREFPLAHRHGREPLGGAFDAPLDLLGAVAGANAPLGDPRRLLFLDTETTGLAGGTGTYAFLVGAGWLEDDRLVLAQYFMRDFDEEAGLLAALAPLVERASGVVTFNGAGFDLPLLETRFILARRRWPGGLGHLDLLRPSRRVWSARFADCRLATLEREVLGLAREDDVPGALIPGLYFDFLRSRRAAPLARVFAHNRDDVLSLVALLGWLGRALVAADHLQAEELAGLGRLWEPVDVARALACYRGALAAGLGPAAGQRVRLRLARWEKRAARWDAACELWQAASRHDAFDAAPWEELAKFEEHRRRDLGAAHAIVEEALGLAGSAGAPARVVGALAHRLGRLERRLAAAGRRGV; encoded by the coding sequence GAGGTGCTCGGCGGCGAGCTCCACGACACCGGCGCGGGCCAGGTGGTGGTCGTGCGCCGCGAGTTCCCGCTCGCGCACCGCCACGGCCGTGAGCCGCTCGGCGGAGCCTTCGACGCGCCGCTCGACCTGCTCGGCGCCGTCGCGGGCGCCAACGCGCCGCTGGGCGACCCGCGACGGCTCCTCTTCCTCGATACCGAGACGACGGGTCTCGCCGGCGGGACGGGCACCTACGCCTTCCTCGTCGGCGCGGGCTGGCTCGAGGACGACCGGCTCGTGCTCGCGCAGTACTTCATGCGCGACTTCGACGAGGAAGCAGGACTCCTCGCCGCGCTCGCGCCGCTCGTCGAGCGGGCGAGCGGCGTCGTGACGTTCAACGGCGCCGGCTTCGACCTGCCGTTGCTCGAGACGCGCTTCATCCTCGCGCGGCGGCGCTGGCCCGGCGGGCTCGGGCACCTCGACCTCCTGCGCCCGTCACGGCGGGTGTGGAGCGCGCGCTTCGCCGACTGCCGGCTCGCCACGCTCGAGCGCGAGGTGCTCGGCCTCGCGCGCGAGGACGACGTGCCGGGCGCGCTGATCCCGGGGCTCTACTTCGACTTCCTGCGCTCCCGGCGCGCGGCGCCCCTCGCGCGGGTCTTCGCCCACAACCGCGACGACGTCCTCTCGCTCGTGGCGCTGCTCGGCTGGCTCGGCCGGGCGCTCGTCGCCGCCGACCACCTCCAGGCGGAGGAGCTCGCGGGGCTCGGCCGGCTCTGGGAGCCGGTGGACGTCGCCCGCGCGCTCGCGTGCTACCGCGGGGCGCTCGCCGCGGGGCTCGGGCCCGCGGCCGGGCAGCGCGTGCGCCTGCGCCTCGCGCGCTGGGAGAAGCGCGCGGCGCGCTGGGACGCGGCGTGCGAGCTGTGGCAGGCGGCGTCGCGGCACGACGCGTTCGACGCCGCGCCGTGGGAGGAGCTCGCGAAGTTCGAGGAGCACCGGCGCCGCGACCTCGGCGCCGCGCACGCGATCGTCGAGGAGGCGCTCGGCCTCGCGGGCTCCGCGGGCGCGCCCGCGCGCGTCGTCGGCGCGCTCGCGCACCGGCTCGGCCGGCTCGAGCGGCGCCTCGCCGCCGCCGGCCGCCGCGGCGTGTAG